The DNA segment ACATAATAAACATAACAAATTAAGTGCTTAAGTAAAATCCACAAAGAAATGTTGAACTGTACAATTTTAAAATCATTTTGCTCTCTATTTTACAATTGTAACTCTCCGTCCAGCCCTAGTTCTTCCACCTTGACTGTCAATCAAGTTTAAAAATACTCCTCTAGGCTGACTGTCTAAAATATCACCTCATTTGTCTCCATCAAAAAGATGTTCTTCCATAGCGTTCCATGTGTCTATAGCTTCAAATTTCCCCGGTCATGTAGAAAATATACAAAAATTATTCCCCCAAATTTGCTCACCCTCTGATCTGATTGCAGtaatataaaaatatacaaTTTTCCAATATCAAAATCCTTAAAGTCACCACTTTCTGTCATAAAGGGGCTAAAACCTGACTTTGATTAATCCTTACCACCACCTCAAATTTAACCCACTCTTAGACAACACCTGAGCATCAATCCCAAATCAGCCCCCTGCCCCACGCAATACTGCAGCTCTACGGGTATTGGAATTGGAATGGAGATGGGTGCAATATGGAGGCAGCTTCGCCACATCTTCTAGATTTGTCCGTATTGCGAACAGCCTCCTTTGTGTAGTGTGGCGTCTAGGGACTGGTTTGGGATTAGGGTATTCTATATCACCCATCTTCTCCTCTCATacattcatcatcatcatcatcatcatcgccatCATCATCGCCCCTATCTGTCCATCGCATCGCCCGCAGAAATGACAGTCCTCCAACTGAATCCAGCCGATCTTTCTTTTATCCTCTTCCTccgccttctcctcttcctcactggTCGGCGAGGCGGTTCTCGTACTTGTTGAGAATGTTACGACAGCGGGAGAGCTCCTTGCGCATCTcggccacttcctgtctgagggCTCCGTTTTCCCGCTCCAGGAAGGCCGCGCGCACCGAGATCTGGTTCTCCTTCAGGCGGCGGGCGTCACGGGAACGCTTGGCAGCTTCGTTGTTCTTACACCGTCTGGACCAGTATTTGTCatcctgcggggggggggggggggggggggggggaagaggtttAGAGACGACCAATACCCCAGTTACCAACACCCGTACAAACAACGGCTTTATGACAGAGGTTGAATGAGGTTCTTGTCTTCTCCAAGACAGTTAGGGTAAGGAactgctgacccctgacctcagaGCGGTACTCAGGGACAACCTCTATCAGTGCGAGTCAGGAGGGCGACCGTACCTTGAGGTCCTCCGGTACAAGCATCTTGCGGGCCTTCTTGATCATGGGCTGGGGCTTGAGCTCGTCCTCGCTGAACCGGTGCCTCCGGGGGTCAAAGGCGTCCTGTCCAGGAATGCTGGACAGCGCCACGTCTGAGGGGTCGGGGTCAAACTCTCCCATCCCGTCTGGGCCGCTGGTggtgggggtcaggaggggagggcaggaggacgaggaggagggggtgggggagccaCAGGAGTCCCGTTCACTCATGTTCGTCTGGCTGCCtgtgagagacaagagaggacaaagaaaaaaGCTTTGAGATTTGGCCTCTGTTTTCTACTTGGAAGTGGAGAGAAATGCTTTACGTTGAAAGATAGTGCACAAAAAAAGTATCGATGGTTGGAAAAGCAAATGGAACTGAATTGAGGGTTCTTATAGGTAACCGTTTAGTGGTCTGTGAAAACAAGACCATTTTGGGGTAAAGGATTGTGTACATATAAAATGGAAAACATTTAGCTTTAAATCGGAATATATATGAAGAAATCCAACTGGTCTTAAATGCTGCAGTAACAAATCCATACCACCAGGTGGCATGAGGGAGCTGCTTTCAGTTTTCAGCACGTCTAGACAGTGTTCCTATGACAGTATTTAGTACAGTAGGCTGCATTgaagaaatatatatttttcaactATGCTTTTCAAGGACTGTATTGAAGTGTTTAAAACGAACTGATTTCTCatcaatttaaataaaaaacGAGTAAAGGATGCATCATATCTTAGTACATATGCATCACAAGCTTTTAACATGGACTTTTCCTACTGAACTAAACACAATTCAGTTCCACCGTACAAACAGTCGTTTTCAATCGGTAGTCAAATCGTTATTCTGTAACTACCACTGCATTCTTGTGGAAGTTTCAAATAAAGGATCAAACAGATCCTATATGTATACACTGACTGTATAGTGGGAACATCTTGTACAAGATTTCACCCCACCCCTTTAAACCAGTTCCCTACGTGAGGCCTATACCTCACCCcataccccaccccaccccaccccccttggGTCTAAACATCTCGACTTCCTCATCATAAAGAGAACACATTCAAAGATCAAAACGAGAAGCTTCACACTCAATTACATAAACAtttaaatagtttttttttttaaatgaggtAAAACACAAAGGAATCTAATCATTTTTATCATCAACATTAAGGTTATGATTGATGTAGACCAATTATAATTATGTTCAGCCAAATGTGACATACAGTGAGGTAATCCGTCATGAAAAACATCACGGTCCGGAGTTTTTCCAAGGGTAAAATACGACGGTTAAGTAACATGCCATATCTCTTGGTGTTCCATACATATCTCAACCTTTTACAGTATCAACGTACTATATTTCTCTCATCTACAATCAAACATTCCATCTGAAGTTCACTGGgaatctcttttcttctctctccctctctctttctctctctccctctctttctctccctccctccccccctccctccctccccccggtccccaccccctccctctgtatctctaagctcctccccctcctcctctggccctgcctcTTGTTCTTCTGCTCCAGAACTCAGAGGATCTGCACGTGAACAAACGCGTGCACATGGCTGTAGCGTGTGAGGTGGGGAGAGATTTAAAGACACGCGATCAcaaacactccacacacctctTGCTCTACCCACGTTTTCTCTCATTCTTCTCCCTCTATGTACTTTCAGACCTTACTGCAAAGTAAATATGCGTTTAGAAACAATATAAATGCGTGTGTCTATATTTTATATATCCAACATTGCACACAAAACCAAATCTTTGAATTAGTTTACCCTTGGTTTGCTGGTCAaatctctcttcctgctgtagacaAATACCCTTACTGTAGATACTAGATAGCCCAATTATCAACCACACTTGAGCAAGTGAATAGAGGAGAGTGAATTCCTGCTAGTTCTCTACCAAGCCCTCTTTGTTATTCCCAGGCAGGCTGTCTCAGAGCTCAAGGCTCTATGGCTTTGCCTGCTGTGTTCCATCCATGTGACTCCACAGAAATAATGCATGGTCACCATGGGGGTGTAATTCACCTCgaagaaaacatcttcaaaaCGCTTTATCACAACCAGTCCATTTTTGCTACAATCCCGTTTTCAGgatactaactaactaactatcCAAGGTGCGAGTCAGAAGTCTTACCATGGAGATAGTCAGAGCCGGAAGCCATTCCCTGGGGCTGTGCCACCTCCAGGCCgatgagagacggagaggaagaggaggatgaagaggaggacgaggagcagggcggaggggaggatggagggcacTGGGAGCTCTGATTGGGCACGGCCGACTGGGAACTCTGGGAAGGGATCTGGGCCGAGCtggagctgttgttgttgtgcatgGTTCCCATGCCGTTCTCGATGAGGAACTCGTCCAGGTCCATGTACTGCAGCTGGAAGAGGCCCCCATCCACTGGCAGGGTCCTCTCCCACAGGAGGGGCCCCAAAAACGCAGACTGGTTGAAACCTGCTCCacttccaccacctcctcctgcaccacttccaccacctcctcctgcaccaccaccacctcctcctcctcctccacagttaCTGCTGCTGCCAACAACTCCGCCTGCTCCTCCGTTGCGCATGGAACACACTCCCATGGACTCCTCGTCCATGTCCACACTTCTGTCTTTGTCTGCGGGACACAAAATGGAGATGTCAACAGTTAATGGATTGACAGTTGGTCGGATTTTTGGAGGGAGGAATATTCCGTCAGCCCGAAATAGAAAACAAGCACCAATGATCTTCCATGACCTGAAGTATTAGTGGTTTGAAGGTGGGAATACGTGTTTGGAAGTAAACACTACAATAATTGGAGGATGGGTAGGAATCGTGTACTACTGATGAAACAAAGCAAGTTTAGTGGGCATGCTATCATGAACATAGTTTTATTAATAGGTTGCGTTGGACTCTGTCGTCAGATAATCCTATGAGCAACTTCTGCAGACATTAACAGGCCAACGCATAGCATCATAATCTGAGGCTGTTCTGGAACTTTGCCAAAGAACTGAACTGTAGGGTTTAGAGATGATAATCCAGTGACATCGTGCTTAGGTCCTGATTTGAACGATAACTGAGGTGATCCTGAATCAGCATGTGAACTCCCTGCACCTTGCTGGGTATCTGTTTGTGTTGCTTGTTCCATGGATGTCAGACTAGGAGGGCCTGTCAATCATTGACCATGTCGAGGAGCTGCCCTATCAGGGCGCCATGCATGTGTGTCCTCTGTTTTGTTTCCAAACAACAGTGACTGCTTGTGACAATGGCACGGCCGGATATTGAACAGTTCAGGTTAAAAACACAGCTGTACAATGAGGATAAGCAGACCTTGGGAGATCACTCCTATGCAAGTCACTTTTCAGTGAATGTAATTTCTGTGGTGCTTTGGAACATAAGACACAGTGACACACTCAAGCAGAAATGACGACCATCAAGTAAACAAAATTAATTGGCAACAATCCATGTCTGTTGCCCCCTTAGTTtccagagacagatagagataggAGATAGACAAAGTGTTCACCTTTTGCTTCGCAACAGTCTTTGATCCTCTGGACGTCTCCCTTCATTGGGTGCTGCAGTAGGGATTTTAGATTTGCCATGGAGTTGAGATGCCCTCCAGTAAGAGCGCCCCCGGGCTGAGTGCAACTCCCAAACTGCGGGCTAGCACCAGCAGGGAGGTCGGGGGTCAATAACTGAGAAAGCTGCCTCGACATCGTTGACTAGACAGGGTCGTAGAACGATACCTTGGGTGCAGCAATGGTCGAGAATAACAGTCTGGACGGTCGTATTACCTTTAATGAACAGACATGTATTGAACTGTGAATAttgagttgaaaacaacaacatcCAACAGCCCATAATTTTTCATTCACTCTGGGATCGCTAACTGCCCAATGTAATTCTGACCATACATCGATCTATCAAACCTACTGTAGAATCAAATGGATCGTCTTACCTTTTTCCAAATAAGTTCGCTTGCTTACTTAGACTGCTGATTCATTtttgtaaatactgtatattcCAGTCGATGTAGTCAGATCCCCAAGACGGACAAATGTTTTTCCCTCAACAGATCTGCAGTAGCCTAAACGTCAAACAAATTGAAAATGACTGTAACCCATGGTCAATTCAACgctggaaaaaaataaaatccgAGGCAAAGACGGAAATCAATAGCGTCAGAAGTTGAAGAAAATATCATGAGAGTTGATTAACACAAAATATGTCGACTCTACGAGAGACCAAAATTACTTTCAACGCAAAGACAACAATGTCTACCAACAAAATGCCAAATGAAAACAAATAACGAAGGAAAAAAAACGCAACTGCGAGCGCTGTGGTTTGGCTGTACGATTGGTCGGATGACAAGCTGTATTGCTTTTTTCTTTCTGCCGTCCTGTAGCTCGAGCGTTCAtttggggggggcgagggggggggcttCTATTTCCCTCCTCGCACTTTCCAGTATCCAATGCATAGAGTCACGGGCACGGGCTTGGATTTGGGCCGCGCGACGGCTGTCCTCTCAGCTGGAACGAACACGGGCAGTTCACGTGACGTCACATCTCATAGGGCAAGGCGCGAGAGGGGCATGTTCAGATTATGGTCTTCAATATTCATGAGTCACACCCCCTCTCGTGCCACACATCTCGAGGGGCGTGCCGTGCACTGTcgtatgtgtatttgtgttccaGCTggcaaataataaaaacatgacCACCTATCAATTAGATTCCTATCATTATTAGCCTATTATTACACACAATGTCCAACTTTGGAGTGATTTTTTGAGATGCCGCATCTCAGTTGTGCTCCAGTAAAAGTATCTTAATATAAACCTCTCAGCAATGCTCATAAAAgattgtcaaatgcaaagacgTAGGGGCCATAACAGCCGAAATGGGCATCTTGCTTTCTATGACAACGCATCTGAGTGTGTTCTCCCAGTGTGCTTGTAATCCAGAGAAAACGTGAGCGCCTGTCGTTTTTTCAAGCGAGAGGAATACATCAGCACGTTGCTTCCTACATAGCAAACTAGCTTCTCCACCGCACATGTTCTATGCACGCGGAGGCGCAGCCTGTGTGCTTGCCGCTCTCACTGCGATTGGTTTACCAAAATCCGTCTCCGCCTTCAATAAACGTCTATTGGTCAGAACTAGGCCAGCCATCCCCGCCCCAAGGCTTCCCCTATGCTACAGCCGCGTGAGACCAATTCGAAATACAAAAGCGCGAGGTGTCTGCTGTACAGGATTTCATCCCGCATGCAAAGCGCCACAGGAAATTGTTTTCCATTTTTGTTGCTAGTCGAAATAAGAATTTTGAGCCCCGGTGTTTTTAGTACACATGCCTATAATATTACAGCCTATAATGAAAAGCCTTGGAAAACTGTCATGTCATGTTACTGCAAAAACAGAAGCAATGAATTGCCTGTATTGTGACATCGTGCAGTTAAGCTACAAGTTTTAAGTGCACATAACTTTTAGATACATTCTTATATTATACATTCCCCGCATATCGTTGGACGGATGAATTATAAATGCTCCTTCTATTGAAACATTGACAGTTACAATTGGTCAATGCTGCTGATTAATTGCACTATCCAAATGTATTTTCTCAAAAGCTTTAGCATTTAATACATCGTAGTGatttattttattgtgtttAAATTAGCCCATAGGTTAAAGTGAATACATAAAAGATAGTTGTGACAACATACCTCATTGTACATTACAAATATGCATGTCTAAAAATACCACAGCTCTAATACATTGATGCATCTACAGTCATGTCATTTTATCATAGATAAATCAAAGCAAATATACGTTAgtgtgttctttttgtcatgtgaaaaTGCACCGAACTCCAACCTGTACTCatgctctcccgctctctctccctctctctctctcacacacgcacgcacacacgcgcacacagctCAGACATTGCACGTTCTGTCTCCTGAATCCACCCCCTATCAGTGTGAAATCCATGTGACTGCCACACTCAACAGAGGCTCAACAACACAGGGTGGTACAAATGAGTTGCTTACCGCCACCTAGTGGTCTTGTAACAGTACTACAGGCTGTGGTTCTCCCTGTGGCATTTCCCAGGCTACAACTGACATCTACTGTAACCTATCAATGACATGGATGAATACAGGTGTACTAAGATGAAAT comes from the Osmerus eperlanus chromosome 7, fOsmEpe2.1, whole genome shotgun sequence genome and includes:
- the dbpb gene encoding D site albumin promoter binding protein b isoform X1: MSRQLSQLLTPDLPAGASPQFGSCTQPGGALTGGHLNSMANLKSLLQHPMKGDVQRIKDCCEAKDKDRSVDMDEESMGVCSMRNGGAGGVVGSSSNCGGGGGGGGGAGGGGGSGAGGGGGSGAGFNQSAFLGPLLWERTLPVDGGLFQLQYMDLDEFLIENGMGTMHNNNSSSSAQIPSQSSQSAVPNQSSQCPPSSPPPCSSSSSSSSSSSPSLIGLEVAQPQGMASGSDYLHGSQTNMSERDSCGSPTPSSSSSCPPLLTPTTSGPDGMGEFDPDPSDVALSSIPGQDAFDPRRHRFSEDELKPQPMIKKARKMLVPEDLKDDKYWSRRCKNNEAAKRSRDARRLKENQISVRAAFLERENGALRQEVAEMRKELSRCRNILNKYENRLADQ
- the dbpb gene encoding D site albumin promoter binding protein b isoform X2, translating into MSRQLSQLLTPDLPAGASPQFGSCTQPGGALTGGHLNSMANLKSLLQHPMKGDVQRIKDCCEAKDKDRSVDMDEESMGVCSMRNGGAGGVVGSSSNCGGGGGGGGGGSGAGFNQSAFLGPLLWERTLPVDGGLFQLQYMDLDEFLIENGMGTMHNNNSSSSAQIPSQSSQSAVPNQSSQCPPSSPPPCSSSSSSSSSSSPSLIGLEVAQPQGMASGSDYLHGSQTNMSERDSCGSPTPSSSSSCPPLLTPTTSGPDGMGEFDPDPSDVALSSIPGQDAFDPRRHRFSEDELKPQPMIKKARKMLVPEDLKDDKYWSRRCKNNEAAKRSRDARRLKENQISVRAAFLERENGALRQEVAEMRKELSRCRNILNKYENRLADQ